The Alnus glutinosa chromosome 7, dhAlnGlut1.1, whole genome shotgun sequence genome includes a region encoding these proteins:
- the LOC133873893 gene encoding uncharacterized protein LOC133873893 yields the protein MEMELFLSEILRTRTFCHMPQHRLKIVEELKNDGKEKVVCVECNKPVILVLAFKCTACPFFCHVSCFGETERFKSTFLFHFGSRHDELMLTEEQKIDGEEGVVCVVCKEKVEAGPRYKCSASECNFQLHKLCAQLPREMHHRSHPNHILILQWPMRDSSNSNCDACGNRCGERLFYKCEECDFIIDITCATDTHLNNIDDYQHIFVPIFKKIHFTCQACGQEGMDFASSCTICELLIHSRCVGFPRTMIISRHDHALSLIYSLHHQVKDFNNVFCKLCGQKVNTQYAAFSCQECDFVAHLYCAKACRSESLPENSVDVVEKINPGEIQQYFIHPHNLILSHDQELLHDKLCDGCMHFIISVPFYNCTQCNFFLHTTCAQLPKQKKHILHQHTLALLSCAPYAGGLFSCNACGRLRHGFTYRCDMCHFDMDVQCCSVPKTLGHEGHQHSLFLPLGTDTTNTFLYSPTLLKTIPKNIIV from the exons atggagatggaaCTTTTTCTAAGTGAAATCTTGAGAACAAGAACGTTCTGCCACATGCCTCAGCATCGATTGAAGATCGTAGAAGAGCTGAAAAATGACGGCAAGGAGAAAGTTGTTTGTGTGGAGTGCAACAAACCGGTCATACTGGTTCTCGCTTTCAAATGCACGGCCTGCCCATTCTTCTGTCATGTGTCATGCTTCGGAGAAACTGAGCGATTCAAGTcaacatttctttttcatttcggTAGTAGGCATGATGAGTTGATGTTGACAGAAGAGCAGAAAATTGATGGCGAGGAGGGAGTTGTTTGTGTGGTGTGCAAGGAGAAAGTAGAGGCGGGTCCCAGATACAAATGCTCCGCCTCTGAATGCAACTTCCAGCTTCACAAATTATGCGCCCAGCTGCCCCGGGAGATGCACCACCGCTCGCACCCAAATCACATCCTTATTCTTCAGTGGCCAATGCGAGATTCCAGTAATAGTAATTGTGACGCTTGCGGTAACAGGTGCGGTGAACGCCTCTTTTACAAGTGCGAGGAGTGCGATTTTATAATTGACATCACATGTGCTACCGACACGCACCTCAATAATATTGACGACTACCAACACATATTCGTTCCCATCTTTAAGAAGATCCACTTCACTTGTCAAGCTTGTGGTCAGGAAGGCATGGACTTCGCCTCCTCATGCACCATCTGTGAACTCTTGATTCACTCCAGATGTGTTGGATTTCCACGCACTATGATAATTTCAAGACACGATCACGCCCTCTCTCTTATTTATTCCCTTCATCATCAAGTCAAGGACTTTAACAACGTATTTTGTAAATTATGTGGTCAAAAGGTGAATACACAGTATGCAGCCTTTTCTTGTCAGGAATGTGATTTTGTAGCACATTTGTACTGTGCAAAAGCATGTAGAAGCGAGTCGCTGCCTGAAAATTCTGTAGATGTTGTGGAGAAGATCAACCCAGGTGAGATACAACAGTATTTTATCCATCCACATAATTTAATTCTTAGCCATGATCAAGAACTCCTGCATGATAAGCTGTGTGATGGTTGTATGCATTTTATAATCTCGGTCCCATTCTACAACTGTACGCAATGTAACTTTTTTCTTCACACTACATGCGCTCAACTACCAAAACAGAAGAAACACATACTTCATCAACACACGCTCGCCCTCCTCTCATGTGCACCTTATGCTGGTGGATTATTCTCTTGCAATGCTTGCGGCCGTCTTCGTCATGGCTTCACCTATAGATGTGACATGTGCCATTTTGATATGGATGTTCAATGTTGTTCAGTTCCAAAAACCTTGGGACATGAAGGTCACCAACACTCACTCTTCCTTCCC CTAGGCACAGATACGACGAACACCTTCTTGTACTCACCTACGCTGCTAAAGACAATTCCGAAGAACATTATTGTCtga
- the LOC133872572 gene encoding uncharacterized protein LOC133872572, protein MEMELFLREILRRALFLDEDDHPLKILEELKNDGKEEVVCVYCNEPVVLGLAFKCKICPFLCHVSCFKETKYLGSTFYFHFGGRHDQLMLTEELKNDGKEGVDCVVCKEKVEAGPRYKCSASECNFQLHKSCAQLPREMHHPEHPDHILILQFPTEYASKRNCNACRKSCGKRLFYKCEECDFIIDITCATRTQVNNTGDCQHTFVPFFRKIHFTCEACGQEGMDFVSSCTICRLFIHSRCAGFPRTMIISRHDHALSLIYSLHHQVQVFNNVFCKLCGQKVKTQYAAFSCQECDFVAHLYCAKACICESLPEKSVDVMEKINPGEIHHFSHPHNLILSHDQEVLYDKLCDGCMHFIISAPFYNCTRCDFFLHTTCAQLPKEKKHILHQHTLALLPNAPYPYGSFRCNACGYIRHGFTYSCVTCSFDMDVQCCSILKTLEHEGHQHSLFLRVSSDKKCSACGNEYQYCNDRGIFVCTACDFALDFKCATLPLVARHRYDKHPLALTYATKDNFEEHYCLICEKEMNQKHWFYYCATCDFPAHSQCVLGNYPYIKFESTFKNEELHQHPLTYVRKTEYSTPCDACGKTFDGMALQCSQCKLNVHWWYSCLKELFDI, encoded by the coding sequence atggagatggaacTTTTTCTAAGAGAGATCTTGAGACGGGCTTTGTTCCTCGACGAGGATGACCATCCATTGAAGATCTTAGAAGAGCTGAAAAATGACGGCAAAGAGGAAGTTGTTTGTGTGTACTGCAACGAACCGGTCGTACTGGGTCTCGCTTTCAAATGCAAGATCTGCCCATTCCTCTGTCATGTATCATGCTTCAAAGAAACTAAGTACTTGGGGTcaacattttattttcatttcggTGGTAGGCATGATCAGTTGATGTTGACAGAAGAGCTGAAAAATGATGGCAAGGAGGGAGTTGATTGTGTGGTGTGCAAGGAGAAAGTAGAGGCGGGTCCCAGATACAAATGCTCCGCTTCTGAATGTAACTTCCAGCTTCACAAATCATGTGCCCAGCTGCCCCGGGAGATGCACCACCCAGAGCACCCAGACCACATCCTTATTCTTCAATTCCCAACAGAATATGCCAGTAAAAGAAATTGTAATGCTTGCCGTAAAAGTTGCGGTAAACGCCTCTTTTACAAGTGCGAGGAGTGCGATTTTATAATTGACATCACATGTGCTACCCGCACACAAGTTAATAATACCGGCGATTGCCAACACACATTCGTCCCGTTCTTTAGGAAGATCCACTTCACTTGTGAAGCCTGTGGTCAGGAAGGCATGGACTTCGTCTCCTCATGTACAATCTGTAGACTATTCATTCACTCGCGATGTGCTGGATTTCCACGCACCATGATAATTTCAAGACACGATCACGCCCTCTCTCTTATTTATTCCCTTCATCATCAAGTCCAGGTTTTTAACAATGTATTTTGTAAATTATGTGGTCAAAAGGTGAAGACGCAGTATGCAGCCTTCTCTTGTCAGGAATGTGATTTTGTAGCACATTTGTACTGTGCAAAAGCATGTATATGCGAGTCGCTGCCTGAGAAATCTGTAGATGTTATGGAGAAGATCAACCCAGGTGAGATACACCATTTTAGCCATCCACATAATTTAATTCTTAGCCATGATCAAGAAGTCCTGTATGATAAGCTGTGTGATGGTTGTATGCATTTTATAATCTCGGCCCCGTTCTACAACTGTACGCGATGCGACTTCTTTCTTCACACTACATGTGCTCAACtaccaaaagagaagaaacacATACTTCATCAACACACACTCGCCCTCCTCCCAAATGCACCTTATCCTTATGGATCATTCCGTTGCAATGCTTGTGGCTATATTCGTCATGGCTTCACCTATAGTTGTGTCACGTGCTCTTTTGATATGGACGTTCAATGTTGTTCAATTCTAAAAACCCTGGAACATGAAGGTCACCAACACTCACTCTTCCTTCGCGTAAGTTCTGATAAAAAATGCAGTGCTTGTGGTAACGAATACCAGTATTGCAACGATAGGGGGATATTTGTATGCACTGCTTGTGATTTCGCTTTGGATTTTAAATGTGCAACACTTCCACTCGTAGCTAGGCACAGATATGACAAACACCCCCTTGCACTCACCTACGCTACTAAAGACAATTTTGAAGAACATTATTGTCTGATTTGcgaaaaagaaatgaatcaaAAGCACTGGTTTTATTATTGTGCAACATGTGACTTTCCTGCTCATTCCCAATGCGTTCTAGGAAATTATCCATACATCAAGTTTGAAAGTACTTTCAAAAATGAAGAACTTCACCAACACCCTCTCACCTATGTTCGAAAGACAGAGTACTCGACTCCGTGTGATGCCTGTGGCAAGACTTTTGATGGTATGGCCCTACAATGCTCTCAATGCAAGTTGAACGTCCACTGGTGGTATTCTTGTTTGAAAgaattatttgatatttga